From the genome of Gracilinanus agilis isolate LMUSP501 chromosome 2, AgileGrace, whole genome shotgun sequence, one region includes:
- the ADGRF3 gene encoding adhesion G-protein coupled receptor F3 gives MPSTECVENHNGGFNCECLPGHGWNASICHHHKSCRDSNSFHTCTCIIFHHPDIGYCQLLPPVPGNLSLSSLPSPSSSLILTVLLSHEATRLGWFLQPVGSQTSVKLQPGTQVFLRVQKNQAVLTIANISQDWAGQYACRFISRGFQWLLYQVVKVPLQANDVIRHPSQLSISCNAFSGFELRCCIPNTDQTYTASWSPSHLSSTTELSSRTSGTQCLTLVVPRCPENDTKYTCKLQSPDLDPVSISISVSIIQDGDITCPQDSLGGDWNVTKAGDIAQIPCPLNRTGMVERHCGAKGTWGPINSSCTDVRLVTMFHQAQLLLAGQGQPSKKVPKLMVQLRKYVAAVSSPSDLLALLGTVNILAQVVTRARTKLHRKTLEDLLVATNHLLELDPNSIWAPAQAQVPSVSSAILQAVESLGGSLCSNDHPFSLTLSNVQLQTQLLGSKTPEDYSISFSTHPPLRVQIPHHALAQLHWKTGNVSITSIALRKLGHILPRNFGQGLEDLFYETPDLVLSNSIKDGNQTVTKGEIIMDFGGTRGTPTCVFWNHNLFQNAGAWSKEGCETRVIDTSSTTQCVCLHLTSFSILMSLHSVPDNPVLTLMTQVGLGASILALLLCLGVYRVVWRAVIRNKISYFRHVALLNVVLCLLTADTFFLGESLLSLSPHSPLCLAVTFLCHFFYLATFFWMLAQALILAHQLLFIFHHLSKHCVLPIMFILGYLCPLGFAGVTLGLYLPQGQYLQKDQCWLDGKGGARYTFVGPVIVIVGVNGLVLAMAVMKLLRPSLSEGPQTEKRQALLGVIKALLILMPIFGLTWMLGLATLMDGGNEIPHYLFTVLNTSQGIFILLFGCLMDKKVREALHKRLCCILPAVSTVSLFWRHSPAGMCTQESPFQKDEISNFNFAFNFFKN, from the exons ATGCCTTCTACAGAGTGTGTTGAAAACCACAATGGGGGCTTCAACTGTGAATGCCTACCAGGGCATGGATGGAATGCCAGCATCTGCCACCATCACAAATCCTGCCGTGACTCAAATTCTTTCCACACCTGTACCTGCATCATCTTCCACCATCCCGACATTGGGTACTGTCAGTTGCTACCACCTG TCCCCGGGAACCTGAGCCTGTCATCACTGCCCAGTCCCAGCAGCTCCCTGATCTTGACCGTCCTCCTTAGCCATGAGGCCACTCGTCTGGGCTGGTTTCTGCAGCCAGTGGGAAGCCAGACCTCAGTGAAACTGCAACCTGGAACTCAGGTGTTCCTTAGAGTCCAGAAGAACCAGGCTGTCCTCACCATTGCCAATATCTCCCAAGACTGGGCAG GTCAGTATGCGTGCCGCTTTATATCCCGGGGTTTCCAGTGGTTGCTGTACCAGGTGGTGAAAGTGCCCCTGCAGGCTAATGACGTGATTCGACATCCAAGTCAGCTCTCCATCTCCTGCAATGCCTTCTCTGGCTTCGAGTTGAGATGTTGTATCCCGAACACAGATCAAACCTACACTGCCTCCTGGAGCCCAAGTCACCTGTCTAGTACCACAG AACTCTCGTCCAGGACCTCTGGGACACAGTGTCTCACTCTAGTTGTGCCAAGATGTCCTGAGAATGACACCAAGTACACTTGTAAGCTGCAGAGCCCTGACCTGGACCCTGTGAGCATCTCTATCTCCGTCTCTATAATCCAAG ATGGAGACATTACTTGCCCCCAGGACTCTTTGGGTGGTGACTGGAATGTCACTAAAGCTGGAGACATAGCCCAGATCCCATGTCCTCTGAATAGGACAGGAATGGTTGAAAGGCACTGTGGGGCCAAAGGCACCTGGGGGCCCATCAACAGCAGCTGTACTGATGTGAGGCTAGTGACCATGTTTCACCAAGCCCAG CTGTTGTTGGCAGGGCAAGGTCAGCCAAGTAAGAAGGTGCCAAAACTCATGGTACAGCTGCGGAAGTATGTAGCAGCTGTGAGTTCCCCCTCTGACCTATTAGCCCTGTTGGGCACTGTGAACATCCTGGCCCAGGTGGTGACCAGGGCCAGGACAAAACTTCACCGTAAGACCTTGGAG GATTTGCTGGTGGCCACAAATCACCTCTTGGAGTTGGACCCCAATTCTATTTGGGCCCCAGCCCAGGCCCAGGTGCCCTCGGTGAGTTCAGCAATCCTGCAGGCTGTGGAGAGCCTAGGTGGAAGCCTGTGTTCCAACGACCACCCCTTCTCTCTCACCTTGTCCAATGTACAACTACAGACCCAGCTTCTTGGATCTAAGACCCCAGAGGACTACAGTATCTCCTTCTCCACTCATCCCCCTCTCAGGGTACAAATACCCCACCATGCACTGGCTCAGCTGCATTGGAAGACTGGTAATGTCAGTATCACCAGTATAGCACTGAGAAAATTGGGCCATATCCTACCCAGGAACTTTGGGCAAGGGTTAGAGGACTTATTCTATGAGACGCCTGACTTGGTTCTTTCCAACTCCATCAAAGATGGCAATCAGACTGTAACAAAGGGGGAGATCATCATGGATTTTGGGGGCACAAGGGGTACTCCCACTTGTGTCTTCTGGAACCACAACCTCTTCCAGAATGCAGGTGCCTGGTCGAAGGAGGGCTGTGAGACTAGAGTGATTGACACCAGCAGTACCACTCAGTGTGTCTGCTTGCACTTGACCTCTTTTTCCATCCTTATGTCCCTCCACTCTGTCCCAGACAACCCAGTTTTGACATTGATGACCCAAGTGGGTTTAGGGGCCTCCATATTGGCTCTGTTATTATGCCTGGGAGTATACAGAGTTGTGTGGAGGGCTGTCATTCGGAATAAGATATCTTATTTTCGACATGTGGCCTTACTCAATGTGGTACTCTGCCTACTCACTGCTGACACTTTCTTTCTTGGGGAATCACTGTTGTCTCTCAGCCCCCACAGCCCGCTTTGCCTAGCTGTCACCTTCCTTTGCCATTTTTTCTACTTAGCCACTTTCTTCTGGATGCTAGCCCAAGCCCTGATACTAGCTCATCAgctccttttcatctttcaccACCTATCTAAACACTGTGTGCTGCCCATCATGTTCATCCTGGGCTATCTGTGCCCACTGGGATTTGCAGGTGTAACACTGGGTCTGTACCTCCCTCAGGGACAGTATTTACAGAAGGATCAATGCTGGTTGGATGGGAAGGGTGGAGCACGCTATACTTTTGTGGGGCCAGTGATAGTCATCGTAGGGGTGAATGGGCTGGTGTTGGCCATGGCCGTGATGAAACTACTGAGGCCCTCATTGTCGGAGGGGCCCCAGACTGAGAAGCGGCAGGCCCTTTTAGGTGTGATCAAGGCACTGCTCATCCTTATGCCCATCTTCGGTCTGACTTGGATGCTGGGCTTGGCCACTTTGATGGACGGAGGCAATGAGATCCCTCACTACCTGTTCACAGTTCTTAATACCTCCCAG GGAATCTTCATCCTCCTCTTTGGCTGTCTTATGGATAAGAAG GTACGAGAAGCACTACACAAACGCCTCTGCTGTATCCTTCCTGCTGTCTCTACCGTCTCCCTG